In Nocardioides marinus, one DNA window encodes the following:
- a CDS encoding glycosyl hydrolase — MTGESRRSRRAAATFALAVALVATGAFHMLLVTTDLDGAFAGTRDTAEASPDAGPTPQPTPPSTPGALPLDPPPSTADPTPTEPVRTCRPRTEPVDPEADAAALCLAETLDRWLADGVTAVGQQVNISSDSWDEPLWRLEPQRPAVVGFDLDELVAAARRGTDWTEDLALMAADGVVLTASWHAPNPFSGGDSFDRSGADRLDVLLKQDSVPARRFDEEWAEVLDALARLQEQGAAVLVRPLHEAGGSWFWWGRPDPSTYRALFAHLQQRAADAGVHNLLWSYGAAVRTWEGVDEPLSLLPDRVDLVGLDTYDCESPHPDCGGRDADELARDEVDLTGYAELVAAAPRAALTEVGPAHSPDGTWDPAVITRTLAEQGLPAAYALLWFDDSFGRKQVSSLKGGQAWLQSCPDALCPVGAAG; from the coding sequence ATGACGGGGGAGAGCAGGCGATCGCGGCGGGCGGCCGCGACCTTCGCCCTGGCCGTCGCCCTGGTGGCCACCGGCGCCTTCCACATGCTGCTGGTGACCACCGACCTCGACGGCGCCTTCGCCGGCACCCGGGACACCGCCGAGGCCAGTCCCGACGCGGGCCCCACACCGCAGCCCACCCCACCCTCCACCCCCGGTGCGCTGCCGCTGGACCCGCCGCCCAGCACTGCCGACCCGACCCCCACCGAGCCCGTGCGCACCTGCCGGCCGCGCACGGAGCCGGTCGACCCCGAGGCCGATGCGGCGGCGCTCTGCCTGGCCGAGACGCTCGACCGCTGGCTGGCCGACGGCGTCACCGCGGTCGGCCAGCAGGTCAACATCTCCAGCGACTCCTGGGACGAGCCGCTGTGGCGGCTGGAGCCGCAGCGGCCCGCGGTCGTCGGCTTCGACCTCGACGAGCTGGTCGCCGCCGCCCGCCGCGGCACCGACTGGACCGAGGACCTCGCGCTGATGGCCGCCGACGGGGTCGTCCTCACCGCTTCCTGGCACGCGCCCAACCCCTTCAGCGGCGGCGACTCCTTCGACCGCAGCGGGGCCGACCGGCTCGACGTCCTGCTGAAGCAGGACAGCGTGCCCGCCCGCCGTTTCGACGAGGAGTGGGCGGAGGTGCTCGACGCCCTCGCCCGCCTGCAGGAGCAGGGTGCCGCGGTGCTGGTGCGCCCGCTGCACGAGGCCGGGGGCAGCTGGTTCTGGTGGGGTCGACCCGACCCCAGCACCTACCGGGCGCTCTTCGCGCACCTGCAGCAGCGGGCCGCCGACGCCGGCGTCCACAACCTGCTGTGGTCCTACGGTGCCGCGGTGCGCACCTGGGAGGGCGTCGACGAGCCGCTCTCGCTGCTGCCCGACCGCGTCGACCTCGTCGGCCTCGACACCTACGACTGCGAGAGCCCGCACCCCGACTGCGGCGGGCGCGACGCCGACGAGCTCGCGCGCGACGAGGTGGACCTGACCGGGTACGCCGAGCTGGTCGCCGCCGCGCCTCGTGCCGCGCTGACCGAGGTCGGCCCCGCCCACTCGCCCGACGGCACCTGGGACCCCGCGGTCATCACCCGCACCCTGGCCGAGCAGGGCCTCCCCGCGGCCTACGCGCTGCTGTGGTTCGACGACTCGTTCGGGCGCAAGCAGGTCTCCTCGCTCAAGGGCGGGCAGGCCTGGCTGCAGTCGTGTCCTGACGCGCTGTGCCCGGTGGGCGCCGCGGGCTGA
- a CDS encoding TetR family transcriptional regulator yields MTTRREQILGTAAELFAARGFHGVSVADLGAACGISGPALYKHFASKDAVLAEMLVSISRWLLDGGRACVGSAGSPSAALAALVDHHVGFALEHRPLIVVQDRDWSSLPEQAREEVRATQRAYVDVWADQLRALHPDLTLDAARAMAHAAFGLINSTPHSGLLPDTEMRRVLSSMALGALGVGVGGAEPAY; encoded by the coding sequence GTGACCACCCGCCGCGAGCAGATCCTCGGCACCGCCGCCGAGCTGTTCGCGGCCCGTGGCTTCCACGGCGTCTCGGTCGCCGACCTGGGCGCGGCCTGCGGCATCTCCGGCCCGGCGCTCTACAAGCACTTCGCCTCCAAGGACGCCGTGCTTGCCGAGATGCTGGTCTCGATCAGCCGCTGGCTGCTCGACGGCGGTCGTGCCTGCGTCGGCTCGGCCGGCTCGCCCTCGGCGGCGCTGGCTGCGCTGGTGGACCACCACGTCGGCTTCGCGCTCGAGCACCGCCCGCTCATCGTCGTCCAGGACCGCGACTGGTCCTCGCTGCCCGAGCAGGCCCGCGAGGAGGTGCGGGCCACCCAGCGCGCGTACGTCGACGTCTGGGCCGACCAGCTCCGCGCCCTCCACCCCGACCTCACCCTCGACGCCGCCCGCGCGATGGCGCACGCCGCCTTCGGCCTGATCAACTCCACCCCCCACTCCGGCCTGCTCCCCGACACCGAGATGCGCCGGGTGCTCTCCTCGATGGCGCTGGGGGCCCTGGGCGTCGGCGTCGGGGGTGCCGAACCGGCGTATTGA
- a CDS encoding WHG domain-containing protein, which yields MTPRDGYHHGNLREALVDAAVELAGASGPEGVVLRAVTRRVGVSPNAAYRHFADREALLTEVASRAMAALTRSMVVRQDAVAEPDPVVRAVARLEAIGRGYVDFALAEPGLFRVCFAAPPEVALAWDSRAEGEPAPDPTADPFGVLNAALDELVDVGWLDPVRRTGAEVLCWSTVHGFATLHLDGPLRDATPEEREHSLALALAHVSRGLGPA from the coding sequence GTGACCCCTCGCGACGGCTACCACCACGGCAACCTCCGGGAGGCCCTCGTCGACGCCGCCGTCGAGCTCGCGGGCGCCTCGGGACCCGAGGGGGTGGTGCTCCGCGCGGTCACCCGCCGGGTCGGGGTCTCCCCGAACGCGGCGTACCGGCACTTCGCCGACCGCGAGGCACTGCTCACCGAGGTCGCGTCCCGCGCGATGGCCGCGCTCACCCGCAGCATGGTCGTCCGTCAGGACGCCGTCGCCGAGCCGGACCCGGTGGTCCGGGCGGTGGCGCGGCTGGAGGCGATCGGGCGGGGGTACGTCGACTTCGCCCTCGCCGAGCCCGGCCTGTTCCGCGTCTGCTTCGCCGCGCCGCCGGAGGTGGCGCTGGCCTGGGACTCCCGGGCCGAGGGCGAGCCGGCCCCGGACCCGACCGCCGATCCGTTCGGCGTCCTGAACGCTGCCCTCGACGAGCTGGTCGACGTGGGCTGGCTCGACCCGGTGCGGCGGACGGGTGCCGAGGTGCTGTGCTGGTCGACGGTCCACGGGTTCGCGACGCTCCACCTCGACGGGCCTCTGCGCGACGCGACCCCCGAGGAGCGGGAGCACAGCCTGGCCCTCGCGCTGGCGCACGTCTCGCGCGGCCTCGGACCCGCCTGA
- a CDS encoding biotin carboxylase N-terminal domain-containing protein, with protein sequence MNTLLIANRGEIARRVIRTARRLGWRTVAIHSDIDAEALHVREADDAVRVESYLDVDEVVAAAREAGAGFVHPGYGFLSERAPFARALAEAGITLVGPSAEVMDAMGRKDAAREVAVAAGVPVVPSYDLDDDPATFAYPVLVKAAAGGGGKGMRVVRSAADYAEGFAAAQREARSAFGDDTILVEKYVESGRHIEVQVMGDTHGHVVHLFERDCSTQRRHQKVLEEAPAPAITDEQRAAITGSAVALAAQCGYTGAGTVEFLLDNATGEFYFLEMNTRLQVEHPVTEEVVRVRGERVDLVELQLRVATGEPLGIDQADVTLEGHAIEARVYAEDSFGGFLPQAGRAGEVRWPTGDRVRVDHSLVSGQEVSTSYDPMLGKVIAGGTDREDARRRLVAALDETVVLGLTTNTGFLRALADHAAFRDVGHEGGLDTAWLDRVDVAAEVPAPSPEEARHLAAWAVHLAESEPTGPFASDGFRLGAPPAPVVVPLDEDVVLGRRPRLDPAAHVTPATVEVVLRGQRFRFERGDLAADHADEHTGDLVAPMPGTVLDVRVGAGTSVEEGQVLGVLEAMKMELALKAPYAGTVTVVDATVGRQVPLGHVLFHVEPQGQEGQE encoded by the coding sequence ATGAACACCCTCCTCATCGCCAACCGCGGCGAGATCGCCCGCCGCGTGATCCGCACCGCCCGCCGCCTGGGCTGGCGCACGGTCGCGATCCACTCCGACATCGACGCCGAGGCGCTGCACGTGCGGGAGGCCGACGACGCCGTGCGGGTGGAGTCCTACCTCGACGTCGACGAAGTCGTGGCTGCCGCCCGCGAGGCCGGCGCCGGCTTCGTCCACCCCGGTTACGGCTTCCTCTCCGAGCGGGCCCCCTTCGCCCGGGCGCTGGCCGAGGCCGGCATCACCCTGGTCGGCCCCAGCGCCGAGGTCATGGACGCGATGGGCCGCAAGGACGCCGCCCGCGAGGTCGCGGTCGCCGCCGGCGTGCCGGTCGTGCCGTCCTACGACCTCGACGACGACCCCGCGACCTTCGCCTACCCCGTGCTGGTCAAGGCCGCGGCCGGCGGCGGCGGCAAGGGCATGCGTGTCGTGCGCAGCGCCGCCGACTACGCCGAGGGCTTCGCCGCCGCCCAGCGCGAGGCGCGCTCGGCGTTCGGCGACGACACCATCCTGGTGGAGAAGTACGTCGAGTCCGGCCGCCACATCGAGGTGCAGGTCATGGGGGACACCCACGGCCACGTCGTGCACCTCTTCGAGCGCGACTGCTCGACCCAGCGCCGGCACCAGAAGGTCCTGGAGGAGGCGCCGGCCCCGGCGATCACCGACGAGCAGCGCGCGGCGATCACCGGCTCGGCCGTGGCGCTGGCCGCGCAGTGCGGCTACACCGGCGCGGGCACCGTGGAGTTCCTGCTGGACAACGCGACCGGGGAGTTCTACTTCCTGGAGATGAACACCCGCCTCCAGGTCGAGCACCCCGTCACCGAGGAGGTCGTGCGGGTCCGCGGCGAGCGGGTCGACCTCGTCGAGCTGCAGCTGCGGGTCGCGACCGGTGAGCCGCTGGGCATCGACCAGGCCGACGTCACGCTCGAGGGCCACGCCATCGAGGCGCGGGTCTACGCCGAGGACTCCTTCGGCGGGTTCCTCCCGCAGGCCGGGCGCGCCGGGGAGGTGCGCTGGCCGACCGGCGACCGGGTCCGCGTGGACCACTCGCTGGTCTCCGGCCAGGAGGTCTCGACGTCGTACGACCCGATGCTGGGCAAGGTTATCGCCGGCGGCACCGATCGCGAGGACGCTCGGCGCCGTCTGGTCGCCGCCCTCGACGAGACCGTCGTGCTCGGGCTGACGACCAACACCGGGTTCCTGCGCGCGCTCGCCGACCACGCCGCCTTCCGCGACGTGGGGCACGAGGGGGGTCTCGACACCGCCTGGCTCGACCGCGTCGACGTCGCGGCCGAGGTCCCCGCTCCCAGCCCCGAGGAGGCGCGGCACCTCGCCGCCTGGGCCGTCCACCTCGCCGAGTCCGAGCCCACCGGTCCCTTCGCCTCCGACGGCTTCCGCCTGGGCGCGCCCCCCGCGCCGGTCGTGGTGCCCCTCGACGAGGACGTCGTCCTCGGCCGCCGCCCCCGCCTCGACCCCGCCGCCCACGTCACCCCGGCCACGGTCGAGGTCGTGCTGCGCGGGCAGCGCTTCCGCTTCGAGCGCGGCGACCTGGCCGCCGACCACGCCGACGAGCACACCGGCGACCTGGTCGCCCCCATGCCCGGCACCGTCCTCGACGTCCGCGTCGGGGCCGGCACGAGCGTGGAGGAGGGGCAGGTGCTCGGCGTGCTGGAGGCGATGAAGATGGAGCTCGCGCTCAAGGCGCCGTACGCCGGCACCGTGACCGTCGTCGACGCGACCGTGGGACGCCAGGTGCCCCTGGGGCACGTGCTGTTCCACGTGGAACCACAGGGTCAGGAGGGCCAGGAGTGA
- a CDS encoding carboxyl transferase domain-containing protein — MRDLVDELRQRLATVRQGGSEAARTKHTDRGKLLVRDRVDRLLDPGSPFLELSPLAAYGMYGAPGETPVPSAGVVGGIGRIHGRECVVVANDATVKGGTYYPMTVKKHLRAQTIAAENNLPCIYLVDSGGAFLPMQDEVFPDREHFGRIFFNQANMSARGIPQIASVMGSCTAGGAYVPAMSDETVIVKEQGTIFLGGPPLVKAATGEVVTAEELGGGEVHARRSGVVDHLADDDAHALAIVRGIVDTFSRPVSTGSTNGGAPWEVREPEEPLESPESIYDVVPADVRTPYDVRDVIRRIVDGSRMQEFKALYGETLVCGFAHVWGHPVGIVANNGILFSESALKGAHFIELCNQRGIPLVFLQNISGFMVGREYENNGIARDGAKLVTAVACSVVPKFTVVIGGSYGAGNYGMCGRAYDPRFLWMWPNARISVMGGEQAASVLATVAGRPDDEEFKEPIRAQYEEQGSPYYASARLWDDGIIDPADTRRVLGMALSAAANAPVADPSYGIFRM, encoded by the coding sequence ATGCGCGACCTCGTCGACGAGCTGCGCCAGCGCCTCGCGACGGTGCGACAGGGCGGCAGCGAGGCCGCGAGGACCAAGCACACCGACCGCGGGAAGCTGCTGGTGCGCGACCGGGTCGACCGGTTGCTCGACCCGGGCAGCCCGTTCCTGGAGCTGAGCCCGCTGGCGGCGTACGGGATGTACGGCGCGCCGGGGGAGACCCCCGTCCCGAGCGCCGGGGTGGTCGGCGGCATCGGTCGCATCCACGGCCGCGAGTGCGTCGTCGTGGCCAACGACGCCACGGTCAAGGGCGGCACCTACTACCCGATGACGGTCAAGAAGCACCTGCGCGCGCAGACGATCGCGGCCGAGAACAACCTGCCGTGCATCTACCTCGTCGACTCCGGCGGCGCGTTCCTGCCGATGCAGGACGAGGTCTTCCCCGACCGTGAGCACTTCGGCCGGATCTTCTTCAACCAGGCGAACATGTCGGCCCGCGGCATCCCGCAGATCGCCTCGGTGATGGGCTCGTGCACCGCCGGCGGCGCCTACGTCCCGGCGATGAGCGACGAGACGGTCATCGTCAAGGAGCAGGGCACGATCTTCCTCGGCGGCCCGCCGCTGGTGAAGGCCGCGACCGGCGAGGTCGTCACCGCCGAGGAGCTCGGCGGCGGCGAGGTGCACGCACGCCGCTCGGGCGTGGTCGACCACCTCGCCGACGACGACGCCCATGCGCTGGCGATCGTGCGCGGCATCGTCGACACGTTCAGCAGGCCGGTCTCGACGGGCTCGACCAACGGTGGCGCTCCGTGGGAGGTTCGCGAGCCCGAGGAGCCGCTGGAGTCGCCGGAGTCGATCTACGACGTCGTCCCCGCCGACGTGCGCACGCCCTACGACGTCCGCGACGTGATCCGCCGCATCGTCGACGGCTCCCGGATGCAGGAGTTCAAGGCGCTGTACGGCGAGACGCTGGTCTGCGGGTTCGCGCACGTGTGGGGCCACCCGGTCGGGATCGTCGCCAACAACGGCATCCTGTTCAGCGAGTCCGCCCTCAAGGGCGCGCACTTCATCGAGCTGTGCAACCAGCGCGGCATCCCGCTGGTCTTCCTGCAGAACATCTCCGGCTTCATGGTCGGCCGGGAGTACGAGAACAACGGCATCGCCCGCGACGGCGCCAAGCTGGTCACCGCGGTCGCCTGCTCGGTGGTCCCCAAGTTCACCGTCGTGATCGGCGGCTCGTACGGCGCCGGCAACTACGGCATGTGCGGGCGCGCCTACGACCCGCGGTTCTTGTGGATGTGGCCCAACGCCCGGATCTCGGTGATGGGCGGTGAGCAGGCCGCCTCGGTGCTCGCCACCGTCGCCGGGCGTCCCGACGACGAGGAGTTCAAGGAGCCGATCCGCGCGCAGTACGAGGAGCAGGGCTCGCCCTACTACGCCTCGGCGCGGCTGTGGGACGACGGGATCATCGACCCCGCCGACACCCGCCGGGTCCTCGGCATGGCGCTCTCGGCCGCGGCCAACGCGCCGGTGGCCGACCCCTCCTACGGCATTTTCCGCATGTAG
- a CDS encoding MFS transporter → MSAHDRGAPVPPTTTRKPLVLLTVCVSVLAINIDTTIVNVALPTLGRELDATTRDLLWIVDGYNLSFAALVLAMGSLSDRWGRRPALLTGLGGFALASGLAALVDSSEALIALRFVMGTCAALIFPTTLSIIANAFPERRERAAALGLWGAAVGVGVAAGPVSGGLLLEHLTWHAVFWAMVPVAAVAMGLTVAFVPESRDPSVPALDRTGLAVSVAALGLLTYTIIEAPERGWTATPTLVGFAVVVALLVGFVRHERRTPHPMLDVTLFRDRRFSAAAVAVTISFFALFGFIFLITQYFQFVRDHSALGTGVRILPVATSIAIASIVGGLLAPRVGTKAVVTVGMTLLGSSFLWISTVAVDASYPTVIVPQMLLMGTGLGLISTPATESILQVLPPARAGVGSAVNDATRELGGTLGVAVIGSLFSSLYADRLVERLGQLPGGPDAAALEQASEAVAVADALAAADPRLVDGVHEAFLLGLHTGCQVIGTLCLLGAVFSLVALPGRRFAQQVQEPAEEDAEELTAANLPG, encoded by the coding sequence ATGTCCGCCCACGACCGGGGAGCGCCCGTGCCACCCACCACCACCCGCAAGCCCCTGGTGCTGCTGACCGTCTGCGTCTCGGTGCTCGCGATCAACATCGACACCACGATCGTCAACGTCGCGCTCCCCACCCTGGGTCGCGAGCTCGATGCCACCACCCGCGACCTGCTGTGGATCGTCGACGGCTACAACCTCTCCTTCGCCGCCCTGGTGCTGGCCATGGGCAGCCTGTCGGACCGGTGGGGGCGTCGACCCGCGCTGCTGACCGGGCTCGGGGGGTTCGCCCTGGCCAGCGGGCTCGCGGCGCTGGTCGACTCCAGCGAGGCCCTGATCGCGCTGCGCTTCGTGATGGGCACCTGCGCCGCGCTGATCTTCCCCACCACGCTGTCGATCATCGCCAACGCCTTCCCCGAGCGCCGCGAGCGCGCGGCGGCCCTGGGCCTGTGGGGCGCCGCCGTCGGGGTCGGCGTGGCCGCCGGGCCGGTGTCGGGCGGCCTGCTCCTGGAGCACCTCACCTGGCACGCGGTGTTCTGGGCGATGGTGCCCGTCGCAGCGGTGGCGATGGGGCTCACGGTGGCCTTCGTGCCGGAGTCGCGCGACCCGTCGGTGCCGGCCCTGGACCGCACCGGCCTGGCCGTCTCCGTGGCGGCGCTCGGCCTGCTGACCTACACGATCATCGAGGCTCCCGAGCGGGGCTGGACCGCGACCCCGACGCTGGTCGGCTTCGCGGTCGTGGTGGCCCTGCTCGTGGGTTTCGTCCGGCACGAGCGACGTACCCCGCACCCGATGCTGGACGTGACGCTCTTCCGCGACCGCCGCTTCAGCGCGGCGGCGGTGGCGGTCACGATCAGCTTCTTCGCGCTGTTCGGCTTCATCTTCCTCATCACGCAGTACTTCCAGTTCGTGCGCGACCACTCCGCGCTCGGCACGGGCGTCCGCATCCTGCCGGTCGCCACGAGCATCGCGATCGCCTCGATCGTGGGCGGGCTGCTGGCGCCCCGGGTCGGCACCAAGGCCGTGGTCACGGTCGGCATGACCCTGCTGGGGTCGTCGTTCCTGTGGATCTCCACGGTGGCGGTCGACGCCTCCTACCCCACCGTGATCGTGCCGCAGATGCTGCTGATGGGCACCGGTCTGGGACTGATCAGCACGCCGGCCACGGAGTCGATCCTCCAGGTGCTGCCCCCCGCCCGCGCCGGTGTCGGGTCGGCGGTCAACGACGCGACCCGCGAGCTCGGCGGCACGCTGGGCGTCGCCGTGATCGGTTCGTTGTTCTCCTCGTTGTACGCCGACCGGCTGGTCGAGCGGCTCGGCCAGCTGCCCGGTGGGCCGGACGCGGCGGCGCTCGAGCAGGCATCGGAGGCAGTCGCGGTCGCCGACGCACTGGCCGCGGCGGACCCGCGCCTGGTCGACGGCGTCCACGAGGCCTTCCTCCTCGGCCTGCACACGGGCTGCCAGGTGATCGGCACGTTGTGCCTGCTGGGAGCAGTCTTCTCGCTGGTCGCGCTGCCGGGCCGGCGCTTCGCCCAGCAGGTCCAGGAGCCGGCCGAGGAGGACGCCGAGGAGTTAACGGCCGCTAACCTGCCGGGGTGA
- a CDS encoding protein adenylyltransferase SelO, with translation MSTTTLHLEHRFADALPELAVDWQAEAAPGPMLLALDEQLATELGLDPAWLRSGEGLRLLTGEHPPVGSRPVAQGYAGHQFGGYSPRLGDGRALLLGELTDREGRLRDLHLKGSGRTPWSRGGDGLAVVGPMLREHLVSAAMHALGVPTTRSLGVVATGRAVQREQPLPGAVLARVAASHLRVGTLQYAAALDHQQPGTDLVRRVVEHAAARHHPQVLEADVPALALLEEVTRVQAELVASWMSVGFVHGVMNTDNVTLSGETIDYGPCAFLDGFDSAAVFSSIDTGGRYAFGQQPAITQWNLARMAETLLALLAEQAGVDQDGAVERCVGVLETFPTLYGEAYAARVAAKLGLPPGLDPQLRTGLVGDLLALLQGARADHTGFFRDLARELRAVGGDQGTPARDRVLDLPAYDDWAARWRALGPDPDAMDAVNPAYVPRNHLLQAALDAADAGDLAPFERMLEVVTHPFTERPEWAEYALPDPAGGPFVTYCGT, from the coding sequence ATGAGCACGACCACCCTCCACCTCGAGCACCGCTTCGCCGACGCGCTGCCCGAGCTGGCGGTCGACTGGCAGGCCGAGGCCGCCCCCGGCCCGATGCTGCTGGCCCTCGACGAGCAGCTGGCCACCGAGCTGGGCCTGGACCCCGCGTGGCTGCGCAGCGGCGAGGGACTGCGCCTGCTGACCGGCGAGCACCCCCCGGTCGGGTCGCGGCCGGTGGCGCAGGGGTATGCCGGGCACCAGTTCGGCGGGTACTCCCCGCGCCTCGGCGACGGCCGTGCCCTCCTCCTCGGCGAGCTCACCGACCGCGAGGGCCGGCTGCGCGACCTGCACCTCAAGGGGTCGGGTCGCACCCCGTGGTCGCGCGGCGGCGACGGGTTGGCCGTGGTCGGCCCGATGCTGCGCGAGCACCTCGTCTCCGCCGCCATGCACGCCCTCGGCGTCCCGACGACCCGGTCGCTCGGGGTCGTCGCCACCGGCCGCGCGGTGCAGCGCGAGCAGCCGCTGCCCGGGGCCGTCCTGGCCCGCGTCGCCGCGAGCCACCTGCGCGTCGGCACCCTGCAGTACGCCGCCGCGCTGGACCACCAGCAGCCCGGCACCGACCTGGTGCGCCGGGTCGTCGAGCACGCCGCCGCCCGGCACCACCCGCAGGTGCTCGAGGCCGACGTCCCCGCGCTCGCGCTGCTCGAGGAGGTCACCCGGGTCCAGGCCGAGCTGGTCGCGTCGTGGATGTCGGTCGGCTTCGTCCACGGCGTGATGAACACCGACAACGTCACGCTCTCGGGGGAGACCATCGACTACGGCCCGTGCGCCTTCCTCGACGGCTTCGACTCGGCCGCGGTCTTCAGCTCCATCGACACCGGCGGCCGCTACGCCTTCGGTCAGCAGCCCGCGATCACGCAGTGGAACCTCGCCCGGATGGCCGAGACCCTGCTGGCCCTCCTCGCCGAGCAGGCCGGGGTGGACCAGGACGGGGCGGTCGAGCGCTGCGTGGGCGTCCTCGAGACGTTCCCGACGCTCTACGGCGAGGCGTACGCCGCCCGGGTGGCCGCCAAGCTCGGCCTCCCGCCCGGCCTCGACCCGCAGCTCCGCACGGGGCTCGTCGGCGACCTGCTCGCCCTGCTGCAGGGCGCCCGCGCCGACCACACCGGCTTCTTCCGCGACCTGGCCCGGGAGCTGCGCGCGGTCGGTGGCGACCAGGGCACGCCCGCCCGCGACCGCGTGCTCGACCTGCCCGCCTACGACGACTGGGCGGCCCGGTGGCGCGCCCTCGGGCCCGACCCCGACGCCATGGACGCCGTCAACCCGGCGTACGTCCCCCGCAACCACCTGCTCCAGGCCGCCCTCGACGCCGCCGACGCCGGCGACCTCGCGCCGTTCGAGCGGATGCTCGAGGTCGTCACCCACCCGTTCACCGAGCGCCCGGAATGGGCCGAGTACGCCCTGCCCGACCCCGCCGGCGGCCCGTTCGTGACCTACTGCGGGACCTGA
- a CDS encoding SWIM zinc finger family protein gives MASTTHPAFAERRSTARPSGWWARAWLRAVEEAAYAEEELTASRRLARSGRIGGIRVEPGRVTAAVEDPDGLWATAVDVPVLPAEEADALVEAVGAVSGRVSALLAGDLPHELVEHAEEAGVELLPYGGELAGTCTCSAWVDPCVHALALLHQVGWLLDADPFVLLHLRGLPREQLLARLHAERAPVADVTDADPDLDAAHDAAARAARFLERLESGEPGDLDHLL, from the coding sequence ATGGCCAGCACCACGCACCCCGCCTTCGCCGAGCGCCGCAGCACCGCCCGCCCGAGCGGCTGGTGGGCCCGGGCCTGGCTCCGCGCCGTCGAGGAGGCGGCGTACGCCGAGGAGGAGCTGACGGCCTCCCGGCGGCTGGCCCGGTCGGGGCGCATCGGGGGCATCCGGGTCGAGCCGGGCCGCGTCACGGCAGCCGTCGAGGACCCCGACGGGCTGTGGGCGACGGCCGTGGACGTGCCCGTGCTGCCCGCCGAGGAGGCCGACGCGCTGGTCGAGGCGGTCGGCGCGGTGAGCGGCCGGGTCTCCGCGCTGCTGGCCGGCGACCTGCCGCACGAGCTGGTCGAGCACGCCGAGGAGGCCGGCGTCGAGCTCCTCCCGTACGGCGGTGAGCTGGCCGGCACCTGCACCTGCTCGGCGTGGGTCGACCCGTGCGTGCACGCCCTCGCGCTGCTGCACCAGGTCGGCTGGCTGCTCGACGCCGACCCGTTCGTGCTGCTGCACCTGCGCGGCCTGCCGCGCGAGCAGCTGCTGGCCCGGCTGCACGCCGAGCGTGCCCCCGTGGCCGACGTGACCGACGCCGATCCCGACCTGGACGCCGCTCACGACGCGGCCGCGCGGGCCGCCCGGTTCCTGGAGCGACTGGAGTCCGGGGAGCCGGGCGACCTCGACCACCTGCTGTGA
- a CDS encoding hydroxymethylglutaryl-CoA lyase: MTGVITRATPVPSPGLPGRVRIYEVGPRDGLQNEQGVIPVEVKEEFVRRLLAAGLPVVEATSFVHPRWVPQLADAAELMGRLGDDGRDCPVLVPNERGLDRALELGLRHVAVFASATETFAAKNLNRTLETQLEMFAPTVERALAAGMDVRAYVSMCFGDPWEGPVAPEQVVEVGQRLLAMGATELSLGDTIGVGTAGHVTALVEAFTAAGTDVDRLALHFHDTYGQALSNVQAGLRAGVTTYDASAGGLGGCPYAQSATGNLATEDLVWLLDGLGIDHGVDLEALVATSAWMAQQLGRPSPSAVVRALAQSTS; the protein is encoded by the coding sequence ATGACCGGCGTCATCACCCGCGCCACCCCGGTGCCCTCGCCGGGGCTGCCCGGACGGGTGCGGATCTACGAGGTCGGCCCGCGCGACGGCCTGCAGAACGAGCAGGGCGTGATCCCGGTGGAGGTCAAGGAGGAGTTCGTGCGGCGGCTGCTCGCCGCCGGGCTGCCCGTCGTCGAGGCCACTTCCTTCGTCCACCCCCGCTGGGTCCCGCAGCTGGCCGACGCCGCCGAGCTGATGGGCCGTCTGGGCGACGACGGCCGCGACTGTCCTGTGCTGGTCCCCAACGAGCGCGGCCTCGACCGGGCGCTCGAGCTCGGCCTGCGCCATGTCGCCGTCTTCGCCAGCGCGACCGAGACCTTCGCGGCCAAGAACCTCAACCGCACGCTGGAGACCCAGCTCGAGATGTTCGCCCCGACCGTCGAGCGTGCGCTCGCCGCGGGGATGGACGTCCGCGCCTACGTCTCGATGTGCTTCGGCGACCCGTGGGAGGGTCCGGTCGCGCCCGAGCAGGTCGTCGAGGTGGGGCAGCGGCTGCTGGCGATGGGTGCCACCGAGCTCAGCCTCGGCGACACCATCGGCGTGGGCACCGCGGGCCACGTCACGGCGCTGGTGGAGGCGTTCACCGCCGCGGGCACCGACGTCGACCGGCTCGCGCTGCACTTCCACGACACCTACGGCCAGGCCCTCTCCAACGTCCAGGCCGGGCTGCGCGCCGGCGTGACGACGTACGACGCCAGCGCCGGCGGCCTCGGCGGGTGCCCGTACGCGCAGAGCGCCACCGGCAACCTCGCGACCGAGGACCTCGTGTGGCTGCTCGACGGCCTGGGCATCGACCACGGGGTCGACCTCGAGGCCCTCGTGGCGACCAGCGCCTGGATGGCGCAGCAGCTCGGGCGCCCCAGCCCCTCCGCCGTCGTGCGCGCGCTGGCACAATCCACCTCGTGA